The following coding sequences lie in one Candidatus Syntrophosphaera sp. genomic window:
- a CDS encoding MotA/TolQ/ExbB proton channel family protein → MTILNLFLRGGILMYVLVLISIAVVAIVIDKYIYLFRIRKIHERLRNKIFMQDNPEQIREVLQDQGKNCPLGSMLAKLYANQSPELELIQNSMESTANLELHKMEKGMGWLSTFAAIAPLIGFLGTVTGMVRVFMNIQGQGQNSVDINVLAGGIWEALLTTIGGLIVGIVAIVFYNDI, encoded by the coding sequence ATGACAATACTGAACCTGTTTCTCCGCGGCGGCATACTGATGTATGTCCTGGTGCTGATCTCCATCGCAGTGGTGGCGATCGTGATAGATAAATACATCTACCTGTTCCGGATCCGTAAAATACATGAAAGGCTCCGCAACAAGATCTTTATGCAGGATAATCCGGAGCAGATCCGCGAAGTTTTGCAGGACCAGGGGAAAAATTGCCCGTTGGGATCGATGCTGGCCAAACTCTATGCCAATCAATCCCCGGAGTTGGAATTGATCCAAAACAGCATGGAATCCACTGCCAACCTGGAATTGCACAAGATGGAAAAGGGCATGGGCTGGCTCTCGACATTTGCCGCGATCGCACCCCTGATCGGATTTTTGGGCACCGTCACCGGCATGGTGCGCGTGTTCATGAACATTCAGGGCCAGGGCCAGAACAGCGTTGATATCAACGTCCTTGCTGGTGGCATCTGGGAAGCTTTGTTGACCACGATCGGCGGCTTGATCGTGGGCATCGTGGCGATCGTTTTTTACAACGACATT
- the serC gene encoding phosphoserine transaminase — protein MGRMHIFNAGPAVLPEEVLREAQADLFDYKGMGLSVMEMSHRSKEYQAIIDETHAAVKRIYGLGDDYDVLFLQGGASMQFLMVPMNFATEGKIANYINTGMWSKKAISEAKKLGKQIHVAATSEDRNFSYIPKDWTLSADPAYLHITTNNTIYGTEWKTDPVAPKSVPLIADMSSNFMSKPIDAHKYDLIYAGAQKNVGPAGCVVVIMKKSMLERMNTPLPTMLDYKTHAGKGSMYNTPPTFTIYMIGLVLKWIEDFGGLKMIEQNNIAKAAYIYNAIDESDGFYKGTVDKEDRSLMNITFRLPSEELEAQFVAEAKNNGMIGLKGHRDVGGCRASTYNSLPLPAAHTLGEFMRDFVTKHG, from the coding sequence ATGGGACGCATGCATATCTTTAATGCTGGTCCAGCGGTGCTTCCGGAAGAAGTTCTACGTGAAGCTCAGGCAGATCTGTTCGACTACAAGGGCATGGGCCTCTCCGTGATGGAGATGAGCCATCGCAGCAAGGAATATCAAGCCATCATCGACGAAACGCATGCGGCCGTGAAAAGGATCTACGGCCTCGGCGATGACTATGACGTGCTTTTCCTGCAAGGCGGAGCATCCATGCAATTCCTGATGGTGCCGATGAATTTTGCCACTGAAGGCAAGATCGCGAACTACATCAACACCGGCATGTGGTCCAAGAAAGCCATCAGCGAAGCCAAGAAACTGGGTAAACAGATTCACGTCGCCGCCACCAGTGAAGACCGGAACTTCAGCTATATTCCGAAGGACTGGACCCTTTCGGCGGATCCGGCCTATCTGCACATCACCACGAACAACACCATTTACGGCACCGAATGGAAGACGGATCCGGTCGCGCCCAAATCGGTGCCCCTGATCGCGGACATGTCCTCAAACTTCATGAGCAAACCGATCGACGCCCATAAATACGATCTGATCTATGCCGGCGCACAGAAGAACGTGGGACCGGCCGGCTGCGTGGTTGTGATCATGAAGAAGAGCATGCTGGAGAGGATGAACACCCCGCTTCCCACCATGCTGGACTACAAGACCCATGCCGGCAAGGGTTCCATGTACAACACTCCGCCCACTTTCACGATCTACATGATCGGGCTGGTGCTCAAATGGATCGAGGATTTTGGCGGCCTCAAGATGATCGAGCAGAACAACATCGCCAAGGCGGCCTACATCTACAACGCGATCGATGAATCCGACGGATTCTACAAAGGCACCGTGGACAAGGAAGACCGTTCTTTGATGAACATCACCTTCCGTCTGCCTTCCGAGGAACTGGAAGCCCAGTTCGTGGCCGAAGCCAAGAATAACGGCATGATCGGCCTGAAGGGCCATCGCGACGTTGGCGGATGCCGCGCCAGCACCTACAATTCCCTGCCTCTGCCGGCCGCGCATACCTTGGGCGAATTCATGCGTGATTTCGTGACCAAGCACGGTTGA
- a CDS encoding Maf family protein: protein MIHKLLHERKIVLASESPRRKALFKLLGLAPLIIPARINEPLTRETPYLQAMRHAKNKALAIAAKMDAETIVVGADTIVVLDKAILGKPETLEQAAEYLRMLSGKTHKVYTGICVCWRARCETRYERSLVEFAPLSENEIDAYIQTKEPMDKAGAYGIQGYGSQFIRRIQGCYFNVMGFPIHLFYKMINDMFSSITS, encoded by the coding sequence ATGATACACAAGCTTTTGCATGAAAGAAAGATCGTTTTGGCCTCTGAGAGCCCCAGACGCAAAGCCCTGTTCAAACTCCTGGGATTGGCGCCTTTGATCATCCCGGCCAGGATCAACGAACCCCTAACCCGCGAAACTCCGTATCTGCAGGCCATGAGGCATGCCAAAAACAAGGCCCTCGCGATTGCCGCGAAAATGGACGCAGAGACGATCGTCGTCGGCGCGGATACCATTGTGGTCCTGGACAAGGCCATATTGGGCAAGCCCGAAACGCTGGAACAAGCTGCCGAATACCTGAGAATGCTGTCTGGAAAGACGCATAAGGTCTATACCGGGATCTGCGTCTGCTGGCGGGCCCGCTGCGAAACGCGCTATGAACGCAGCCTGGTGGAGTTCGCACCGCTCTCGGAAAACGAGATCGACGCCTATATCCAGACCAAGGAGCCGATGGACAAGGCTGGAGCCTACGGTATCCAAGGTTACGGCTCGCAATTCATCCGCCGCATCCAAGGCTGCTATTTCAACGTTATGGGTTTTCCCATCCATCTCTTTTACAAGATGATTAACGATATGTTTTCAAGCATTACTTCATAA
- a CDS encoding amidohydrolase family protein, with the protein MKLFHNAHFYLDDGFANPVKALLAEKGKIAKLLREDGIDAPDLEKIDLHGAYVYPGFIDAHTHCYSGGLYTAGVDLSGCRTLDEVLSLLFMACQEKDGPIFAWRFDENDILEKRFPTMRELDSVCPRANLLLRRVDGHSCVLNSQARKQVPGLTRPDEVLRGADNDLSVNWLQDNISDDTVLEAYHTAAQVALKGGFTRIHTMIGDAQQSNQHYKLIRDRLIEFPVGYELYPQSFNIRDALELGAKRIGGCILADGSIGSHTAALSHPYSDQGTKGLLYQDNAFWRDFVTEAQRHKLQVGVHCIGDAAIRQINTAYLKLGRDDVCASRHQLIHCELTPDPLMREIAASGAVPVMQPAFDLLWGGDSGFYAARLGTPRSREMNRFDSLTGMGTKVCGSSDWYITELNIAMSLHAAINHHNPAERLTPAQAIRIYTDNNAWLSHEEDLRGKIEPGFMADLSVMDTDFTQPFDYQSAATLAVIRDGAIVHAQ; encoded by the coding sequence ATGAAACTCTTCCATAATGCTCATTTCTATCTCGACGATGGTTTCGCCAACCCTGTCAAAGCCCTGTTGGCGGAAAAGGGCAAGATAGCGAAACTACTGCGCGAGGACGGCATCGACGCTCCTGATCTGGAAAAGATTGACCTGCACGGCGCCTATGTCTATCCTGGCTTCATTGACGCGCACACCCATTGTTACTCTGGAGGACTCTATACTGCCGGTGTAGACCTTTCCGGCTGCAGAACCCTGGATGAGGTCCTGTCCCTGCTGTTCATGGCCTGCCAGGAAAAGGACGGCCCCATCTTTGCCTGGCGCTTTGATGAGAACGATATCCTGGAAAAACGTTTCCCCACCATGCGGGAACTCGATTCCGTGTGTCCCAGGGCCAATCTTTTGCTCCGTCGCGTGGACGGCCATTCCTGCGTTCTTAACAGCCAGGCGCGCAAGCAGGTTCCCGGCTTGACGAGACCGGATGAGGTTCTGCGGGGCGCGGACAACGATCTGTCGGTCAACTGGCTGCAGGATAATATCAGCGATGATACGGTCCTGGAGGCGTATCACACGGCTGCCCAAGTCGCGTTGAAAGGCGGCTTTACCAGGATCCACACCATGATCGGCGATGCCCAGCAAAGCAATCAACACTACAAACTGATCCGCGACCGTTTGATCGAATTCCCGGTGGGATATGAATTATACCCCCAGAGTTTCAACATCCGGGACGCCCTCGAACTTGGAGCAAAGAGGATCGGGGGCTGCATCCTGGCCGATGGATCGATCGGTTCGCACACCGCCGCTCTTTCCCATCCCTACAGCGATCAGGGCACAAAAGGCTTGCTCTATCAGGATAACGCGTTCTGGCGTGATTTTGTAACAGAAGCCCAACGGCACAAACTCCAGGTTGGGGTCCACTGCATCGGCGACGCCGCCATCCGGCAGATCAACACTGCCTATCTGAAGCTGGGCCGGGATGATGTCTGCGCGTCCAGGCACCAGCTCATTCATTGTGAACTTACTCCGGATCCGCTAATGAGAGAGATCGCTGCCTCGGGGGCGGTGCCTGTGATGCAGCCGGCCTTTGACCTCTTGTGGGGCGGCGATAGTGGTTTCTACGCTGCAAGGCTGGGAACCCCAAGAAGCAGGGAAATGAACCGCTTTGACAGTCTGACGGGGATGGGCACGAAGGTCTGCGGCTCCAGCGATTGGTACATCACCGAACTGAATATCGCCATGTCGCTCCACGCCGCCATCAACCACCACAATCCCGCGGAACGGCTGACTCCGGCCCAGGCCATCAGGATCTATACGGATAACAACGCCTGGCTCAGCCATGAGGAAGACCTGCGCGGCAAGATAGAGCCTGGATTCATGGCCGACCTGAGCGTCATGGACACCGATTTCACCCAACCCTTCGACTATCAAAGCGCGGCCACGCTCGCCGTGATCCGCGACGGAGCAATTGTCCATGCTCAATGA